The Desmonostoc muscorum LEGE 12446 genome includes a region encoding these proteins:
- a CDS encoding DUF1574 family protein, whose product MKTVLPDRQQSLVQWISQATGINTFGVKVRLRGNDLHILCEGTECPQRWRTLSDLLQALQQTDLDSLTSNEQPSIYQVFVYGRRKGEPRPKWCHRVYLNQIQKHVEQVQQALLADSENSQQPGGALIVSNESLARQGNPDAIARYLSETLSSLGVSVQAKIKLYKPKNSQAEENRLWIFCQSGYSPDASLLAEPIAQKLRYLKLSGYQDAVIVSQVTGEITPDWLLRVDLTPPEVMLKEWARWGDVQAIARLLTEILSELKVAVQVSLKESTLHVFCNPAYDPLGTAPIPDKAACLEAIVPQLEAIAPQGILGATVYGQKAGDKQPAWIDWLALPAAEHSVFATSPLDLANTGDEPAIVFLLERLLNPDLDWRLLTGGVRVLLLNKGDLLHIMCDAPVCPGRTQVANKVTQFIRQLKIPGIKGVRVYGRRAGNKEPFWHHGIDLEHRQRLVPEATPEFAATSKYVNDLVTSETSEPILRPDLTTEEVQSFVTEVALDWLATANAAVKKFLLTSQLFTETDQSAELNPDAQGLKIALVWGTLGLLLTLQSDWVLGQIIARTTPSSPTVTSVSPGSSSEQKASLTSGTNPSDKKTFLTSTGKTKSSPNQSTVFNASQFTQGDDTQNGNLAAAPLKEKATATAILLAARSQIPSFNVRQLDEQLALYKQRLARTGSPPDVLIIGSSRALRGVDPAALSKALATQGYPNIDVFNFGINGATAQVVNFVIREVLEPSELPKLILWADGARAFNSGREDITFKSIAASAGYKQALQKASTTATSSDLSENPKQENTKEEKQEINGYQAVNDWLNDTLASVSASYPNRDQIKILLQKKLLKFGQNQTVTSQNQLTDGNSEDTSQQAVDFDGFLPLSIRFNPARYYQKHSRVPGNYDNDYKSFQVGGEQDAAFQEVLQFTQSQKISLVFINMPLTADYLDPVRKKYEQEFQQYMLRLATNPNFIYRDLSQQWLKVNDYFSDPSHLNRFGGYEVSKKLANDPMIPWPAK is encoded by the coding sequence ATGAAAACAGTATTACCAGATCGCCAGCAATCCTTAGTGCAATGGATCAGCCAAGCAACAGGGATTAACACTTTCGGGGTGAAAGTCCGATTACGGGGAAATGACCTTCATATTCTTTGTGAGGGCACAGAATGTCCGCAGCGTTGGCGTACCCTGTCTGACTTGCTGCAAGCACTACAGCAAACAGATTTGGATAGCCTCACAAGCAACGAACAACCCTCAATATACCAAGTATTTGTCTATGGTCGAAGAAAAGGCGAACCGCGCCCCAAATGGTGCCATCGAGTTTATTTGAATCAAATCCAAAAGCATGTAGAGCAGGTGCAGCAAGCTTTACTAGCAGACTCGGAAAATTCCCAACAACCAGGTGGGGCGCTGATTGTCTCTAATGAAAGTTTGGCACGGCAAGGTAACCCAGATGCCATTGCTCGCTATTTGAGTGAAACTCTGAGTAGTTTGGGTGTGTCAGTACAGGCAAAAATTAAGCTATATAAGCCCAAGAATTCTCAAGCTGAAGAAAATCGCCTGTGGATATTTTGCCAGTCTGGCTATAGTCCTGACGCATCGTTACTGGCGGAACCAATAGCCCAAAAGTTGCGTTATCTCAAGCTTTCTGGTTACCAAGATGCAGTTATTGTTTCTCAGGTGACTGGTGAAATTACGCCTGATTGGCTGCTGCGGGTGGATTTGACGCCTCCAGAGGTGATGCTCAAAGAGTGGGCGCGTTGGGGAGATGTGCAAGCGATCGCCAGATTACTAACTGAGATATTGTCAGAGTTAAAAGTTGCTGTCCAAGTTTCTCTTAAGGAATCAACGCTGCATGTTTTTTGTAACCCAGCTTACGATCCTTTGGGAACCGCCCCAATCCCAGATAAAGCAGCGTGCTTGGAGGCAATTGTACCCCAACTAGAAGCGATCGCCCCCCAAGGCATTCTCGGCGCCACAGTATATGGACAAAAAGCAGGCGACAAACAACCTGCTTGGATTGATTGGCTAGCTTTACCTGCTGCGGAGCATTCCGTCTTTGCGACATCGCCACTGGATTTGGCAAATACTGGCGATGAACCAGCGATCGTTTTTCTATTGGAGCGCTTACTCAATCCTGACCTGGATTGGCGTCTTTTAACCGGTGGAGTTCGCGTACTTCTCCTAAATAAAGGTGATTTATTGCACATTATGTGTGATGCGCCTGTTTGTCCAGGACGAACACAAGTAGCAAACAAAGTTACACAATTTATCCGCCAGTTAAAAATTCCCGGTATTAAAGGAGTGCGCGTCTACGGAAGGCGTGCAGGGAATAAGGAACCTTTTTGGCATCATGGCATCGATTTAGAACATCGCCAACGTTTAGTACCAGAAGCAACCCCAGAATTTGCTGCTACTTCTAAATACGTTAACGATCTGGTAACCTCTGAAACTAGCGAGCCAATTTTGCGCCCAGATTTAACCACAGAAGAAGTTCAAAGTTTTGTTACAGAAGTAGCCCTCGATTGGTTAGCAACAGCCAATGCAGCAGTCAAAAAATTCCTATTGACAAGTCAGCTATTTACCGAAACGGATCAGTCAGCAGAGCTAAATCCTGATGCTCAAGGACTTAAGATTGCTTTGGTTTGGGGGACACTGGGATTATTGCTCACCCTTCAAAGTGATTGGGTGTTGGGTCAAATCATCGCCCGCACTACGCCGAGTTCCCCAACAGTGACTAGTGTCTCACCTGGATCATCTTCTGAGCAAAAAGCATCGTTGACATCTGGGACAAATCCGAGTGATAAAAAGACATTTTTGACCAGCACTGGCAAAACCAAATCTTCTCCAAATCAAAGTACTGTATTCAATGCTTCTCAATTTACCCAAGGGGATGATACACAAAACGGAAATTTAGCAGCCGCACCACTGAAAGAAAAAGCAACCGCCACTGCTATTCTTTTAGCAGCGCGATCGCAAATACCAAGTTTCAATGTTAGGCAATTAGACGAGCAACTAGCCCTGTACAAACAACGTCTGGCTAGAACAGGTAGCCCGCCAGATGTATTAATCATAGGTTCATCCCGCGCCCTGAGAGGCGTAGATCCAGCAGCACTTTCTAAAGCTTTGGCAACTCAGGGTTATCCAAATATTGACGTGTTCAACTTTGGAATTAATGGTGCTACTGCACAAGTTGTCAACTTTGTGATCCGCGAGGTTTTAGAACCATCAGAACTCCCGAAATTAATTCTTTGGGCAGATGGCGCCCGTGCTTTCAACAGCGGACGCGAGGATATTACTTTTAAATCCATCGCTGCATCAGCTGGCTATAAACAAGCTTTGCAGAAAGCCTCTACAACTGCAACTAGTAGTGATTTGTCCGAAAATCCCAAACAAGAAAACACAAAAGAAGAAAAGCAAGAAATTAACGGTTATCAAGCTGTCAACGATTGGTTAAATGATACTCTAGCATCCGTTTCTGCTAGCTATCCAAACCGCGACCAAATTAAAATTTTACTGCAAAAAAAACTGCTGAAATTTGGACAGAATCAGACAGTTACATCCCAAAATCAGCTAACAGACGGAAATTCAGAAGATACTTCTCAGCAAGCAGTTGACTTTGATGGATTTCTACCTTTGTCTATTCGCTTTAATCCTGCTAGATACTATCAAAAACATTCTAGAGTCCCAGGAAATTATGACAACGATTATAAATCTTTCCAAGTAGGAGGAGAGCAAGATGCTGCCTTCCAAGAAGTGCTTCAATTTACCCAATCTCAGAAAATTTCTTTAGTCTTTATCAACATGCCTCTGACAGCAGATTATTTAGATCCAGTGCGTAAAAAATATGAGCAAGAATTTCAGCAATATATGTTGCGTTTAGCTACTAATCCCAACTTTATTTATCGTGATTTGAGCCAACAGTGGCTCAAAGTAAATGACTACTTTTCTGACCCCAGCCACCTCAACCGCTTTGGCGGCTACGAAGTCTCCAAGAAGTTAGCTAATGATCCAATGATTCCTTGGCCAGCTAAGTAG